One region of Paraburkholderia acidiphila genomic DNA includes:
- a CDS encoding nucleotide triphosphate diphosphatase NUDT15, with protein MTDDIGVPVTVLGVGVVVRDGDAWLLGLRKSAWGRDTWAFPGGKVDPGEDPLAAAARELREETGLALIEAHAAGWASGWLEAGRVRHVTLFVEAAAPGTPIVAEPDKCARWAWFTRDALPAELFEPTRLYFETRFETRFKTR; from the coding sequence ATGACTGATGACATCGGCGTTCCCGTCACCGTGCTCGGCGTGGGCGTCGTCGTACGCGACGGCGACGCGTGGCTGCTCGGCCTGCGCAAAAGTGCGTGGGGACGCGACACGTGGGCATTCCCGGGCGGCAAGGTCGACCCCGGCGAAGATCCGCTCGCCGCGGCCGCGCGCGAGCTGCGCGAGGAAACCGGCCTGGCGCTGATCGAGGCACACGCAGCGGGCTGGGCCAGCGGCTGGCTCGAAGCGGGCCGCGTGCGCCATGTGACACTGTTCGTCGAGGCCGCCGCGCCGGGCACGCCGATCGTTGCCGAGCCCGACAAGTGCGCGCGGTGGGCGTGGTTCACGCGGGATGCCTTGCCTGCCGAACTGTTCGAGCCCACCCGCCTCTACTTCGAAACCCGCTTCGAAACCCGCTTCAAAACTCGCTAG
- a CDS encoding pyridoxal phosphate-dependent aminotransferase codes for MKYSNLVERLQGRRTTAWEIHHAAVQAAARGEDVIVLSVGDPDFGTPAPIVERAVAALREGDTHYSAIMGREPLREAIAREHAQQSGRAVGAQNVILCAGAQNGLFASSLCLLEAGDEVLVPEPMYLTYEAAIRASGATLVPVPVDPENGFHLDCDGLEAAITPCTRAIFFATPCNPTGAVMPRAHLERVAQLAKRHDLWVLSDEVYADLTFEREHVSIAALDGMAERTVTLGSLSKSHAMPGWRLGWVIAPETMIAHLARLALCMLYGLPGFIQEAAITALDQRAQIVAEMREIYRRRRDIVYERLAGVPGLKCLLPEAGMFMMIDIRGTGLDTHAFTWQLFEAQKVSVLDASAFGETANGYVRLGFVVDEARLVEACERIAAFVRERAAAATR; via the coding sequence ATGAAGTATTCGAATCTGGTCGAGCGGTTGCAGGGCCGTCGCACGACGGCGTGGGAGATTCATCACGCAGCGGTGCAGGCCGCCGCGCGTGGCGAGGATGTGATCGTGCTGAGCGTGGGCGACCCGGACTTCGGCACGCCCGCGCCCATTGTCGAGCGCGCCGTGGCCGCGCTGCGCGAAGGCGATACGCACTACTCGGCCATCATGGGCCGCGAACCGCTGCGCGAGGCGATTGCGCGCGAGCATGCGCAGCAAAGCGGGCGTGCGGTCGGCGCGCAGAACGTGATTCTCTGCGCGGGTGCGCAGAACGGCCTGTTCGCTTCGTCGCTGTGTTTGCTGGAAGCCGGCGACGAAGTGCTCGTGCCAGAGCCGATGTACCTGACCTACGAGGCCGCGATTCGCGCGTCGGGCGCCACGCTCGTGCCGGTGCCCGTCGATCCCGAGAACGGCTTTCACCTCGACTGCGATGGACTCGAGGCCGCCATCACGCCGTGTACGCGCGCGATTTTCTTCGCGACGCCGTGCAATCCCACCGGCGCGGTGATGCCGCGCGCGCACCTCGAACGCGTCGCGCAGCTGGCGAAGCGCCATGACCTGTGGGTGCTCTCCGACGAGGTCTACGCCGACCTCACGTTCGAGCGCGAGCACGTGAGCATCGCCGCGCTCGACGGCATGGCGGAGCGCACGGTCACGCTCGGCAGCCTCTCGAAGTCGCATGCCATGCCGGGCTGGCGCCTCGGCTGGGTGATCGCGCCGGAAACGATGATCGCGCATCTGGCGCGGCTCGCGCTCTGCATGCTCTACGGGCTGCCCGGCTTCATTCAGGAGGCGGCGATCACGGCGCTCGACCAGCGCGCGCAGATTGTCGCCGAGATGCGCGAGATCTATCGCCGCCGGCGCGACATCGTCTACGAGCGGCTGGCGGGTGTGCCGGGACTCAAGTGCCTGTTGCCGGAAGCGGGCATGTTCATGATGATCGACATTCGCGGCACGGGCCTCGACACGCACGCGTTCACCTGGCAGCTTTTCGAGGCGCAGAAGGTTTCCGTGCTCGACGCGAGCGCGTTTGGGGAAACCGCAAACGGCTACGTGCGGCTTGGTTTCGTCGTGGACGAGGCGAGGCTCGTCGAGGCCTGCGAGCGTATCGCGGCGTTTGTGCGGGAGCGCGCCGCAGCCGCGACGCGCTAG
- a CDS encoding DUF1993 domain-containing protein, whose product MSISMYQASVPVLVRGLTNLQNIIGKAQAHAAEKQIDPSVLTGARLFPDMLPLTRQIYIATDTAKGCAARLAGVEPPKFEDVEVTFDELHARIQKTIDYLNTFKPEQIDGTEARSITLKMRTGPIEFTGQSYLLGFVLPNFFFHVTTAYDILRHNGVELGKLDYLGAR is encoded by the coding sequence ATGTCCATTTCCATGTATCAAGCATCGGTGCCCGTGCTCGTGCGCGGCCTCACCAATCTGCAGAACATCATCGGCAAGGCGCAGGCACACGCGGCGGAAAAGCAGATCGACCCCTCCGTGCTGACAGGCGCACGGCTGTTCCCCGACATGCTGCCGCTCACGCGCCAGATCTACATCGCCACCGACACGGCAAAGGGCTGCGCTGCGCGCCTCGCCGGCGTGGAGCCCCCGAAATTCGAAGATGTCGAGGTCACGTTCGACGAGTTGCACGCGCGAATCCAGAAAACCATCGACTATCTGAATACGTTCAAACCGGAGCAGATCGACGGCACGGAAGCGCGCAGCATCACGCTCAAGATGCGCACCGGTCCGATCGAGTTCACGGGCCAGAGCTATCTGCTCGGCTTCGTGCTGCCCAACTTCTTCTTCCATGTCACCACGGCCTACGACATCCTGCGTCACAACGGCGTGGAGTTGGGCAAGCTCGACTACCTGGGCGCGCGCTAA
- the nadE gene encoding ammonia-dependent NAD(+) synthetase: MPAHLDANAADANADRLARQQRIIAELNVAGHFDAQAEIGRRVGFLAQRLQASGLQTLVLGISGGIDSATAGRLAQLSVESLRAQGQTTARFIAMRLPYGTQRDEADAAAALAFIAADATLTVDMRPAADAMLASLTASGLAFADESAQDKVHGNIKARERMIAQYAVAGARAGLVIGTDHAAESLMGFFTKFGDGGADVLPLAGLNKRRVRALARLLGAPPTLVEKTPTADLETLRPLHPDEDAYGIGYDEIDDFLEGKPVSERAYETIFRFYEATRHKRALPYAPYDAADVMR, translated from the coding sequence ATGCCCGCCCACCTGGACGCCAACGCCGCGGACGCCAATGCCGACCGCCTCGCCCGCCAGCAACGCATCATCGCCGAACTGAACGTCGCCGGGCATTTCGACGCGCAAGCCGAAATCGGCCGCCGCGTCGGTTTTCTCGCGCAGCGCCTCCAGGCGAGCGGCCTGCAAACGCTCGTCCTCGGCATCAGCGGCGGCATCGACTCCGCGACGGCCGGGCGCCTCGCGCAACTGAGCGTGGAGAGCCTGCGGGCGCAGGGCCAGACGACCGCACGTTTCATCGCGATGCGGCTGCCCTACGGCACCCAGCGCGACGAAGCAGACGCCGCCGCCGCGCTCGCCTTCATCGCCGCGGACGCAACCCTGACCGTGGACATGCGCCCCGCCGCCGACGCGATGCTCGCCTCGCTCACGGCGAGCGGTCTGGCGTTCGCCGACGAAAGCGCGCAGGACAAGGTTCACGGCAACATCAAGGCGCGCGAGCGGATGATCGCGCAGTACGCAGTGGCCGGCGCACGAGCGGGACTCGTAATCGGCACGGACCACGCGGCGGAATCGCTGATGGGCTTTTTCACGAAGTTCGGCGACGGCGGCGCCGACGTGCTGCCGCTCGCGGGCCTGAACAAGCGGCGCGTGCGCGCGCTCGCGCGCTTGCTCGGCGCACCGCCCACGCTGGTGGAGAAAACGCCCACTGCGGATCTGGAAACGTTGCGCCCGCTGCATCCGGACGAAGACGCCTACGGGATCGGCTATGACGAGATCGATGACTTTCTGGAGGGCAAGCCGGTAAGCGAACGCGCGTACGAGACGATCTTTCGCTTCTACGAGGCGACGCGCCACAAGCGCGCGCTGCCCTACGCGCCATACGACGCCGCCGACGTCATGCGCTGA
- a CDS encoding LacI family DNA-binding transcriptional regulator has translation MSDVARLAGVSKMTVSRVMAGRSASEATRERVQRAIDELGYVADAAAGALSSGRSSFVAVLVPSLSSSNFSDTVSGLTAVLEPQGLELLIGDTDYFLDREERLVRQMLRHQPRCIALTGAQHTDATRTLLQRSGVPVVEMWDLPAEPIDMAVGFSNVSAAREMVRYLADKGHRRIGFLGGAGDLDRRGLDRLKGYQMEMKALGLDKHRVVQLGGSPVTMSHGAPAMAELLERWPDTEAVMCVSDMSAFGAIMECQRRGLSVPRDIAVAGFGNFEIAACCYPAITTISVDAYGIGQRTGEAIVAALAAADGASAQYPVKTRIQYTVVPRASA, from the coding sequence ATGTCGGATGTCGCCCGTCTCGCGGGCGTTTCGAAGATGACGGTGTCCCGCGTGATGGCGGGGCGCAGCGCGTCGGAGGCGACACGCGAGCGTGTGCAGCGCGCTATCGACGAGCTGGGTTACGTGGCCGACGCAGCGGCCGGCGCGCTCTCCTCGGGGCGTTCGTCGTTCGTCGCCGTGCTCGTGCCATCGCTTTCCAGCTCGAACTTCTCGGACACCGTGAGCGGCCTGACCGCCGTGCTCGAGCCACAAGGGCTGGAACTGCTCATAGGCGACACCGACTACTTCCTCGACCGCGAGGAGCGTCTCGTGCGGCAGATGCTGCGCCACCAGCCGCGCTGCATCGCGCTCACGGGCGCGCAGCATACCGACGCCACGCGCACGCTGCTGCAGCGCTCGGGCGTGCCGGTCGTCGAGATGTGGGACTTGCCCGCGGAGCCCATCGACATGGCCGTGGGCTTTTCCAACGTGAGCGCGGCGCGCGAGATGGTGCGCTATCTCGCGGACAAGGGTCATCGCCGCATCGGTTTTCTCGGCGGCGCGGGCGATCTGGACCGGCGCGGCCTCGATCGCCTCAAGGGCTATCAGATGGAGATGAAGGCACTCGGGCTCGACAAGCACCGTGTCGTGCAACTGGGCGGCTCGCCGGTCACGATGAGCCACGGCGCGCCCGCCATGGCCGAGCTGCTCGAGCGCTGGCCCGACACCGAAGCCGTGATGTGCGTGAGCGACATGTCGGCGTTCGGCGCGATCATGGAGTGCCAGCGGCGCGGCCTGAGCGTACCGCGCGATATCGCGGTTGCGGGCTTCGGCAACTTCGAGATCGCGGCGTGCTGCTATCCGGCGATCACCACGATTTCGGTCGATGCCTACGGCATTGGCCAGCGCACGGGCGAGGCGATCGTCGCCGCCCTCGCGGCAGCGGACGGCGCGAGCGCGCAATATCCCGTCAAAACCCGCATTCAATACACCGTCGTGCCGCGCGCGAGCGCTTGA
- a CDS encoding DMT family transporter, protein MLATFAPALFVVLWSTGFVVARAIAPYADPNLFLLARFSGTAALFAIVALAMRAPWPRGREIGKHLFAGALLQGVYLGAGYWAVAQGLSAGVMALLGALQPLLTAAIAARMFGERLPPRRWSGMSLGLAGVVLVLSPKLYATMHAAGGTIADAAAATATTHMHAHANPLLVVAVAVVSVGSITAGTLYQKTSLAQADIRSASAVQNLGAAIVAAVLALVLGETRWIATPTLWFSLAWGIAMLSGAGVTLLVWMVRHGDAARATALLFLAPPLAALESWLLFGETLTPMQMAGFGVALAGVLIARRA, encoded by the coding sequence ATGCTCGCCACTTTCGCCCCCGCCCTTTTCGTCGTCCTTTGGTCGACGGGATTCGTCGTCGCGCGTGCCATTGCGCCCTACGCCGATCCCAACCTCTTCCTGCTCGCGCGTTTCTCAGGCACGGCAGCGCTGTTTGCGATCGTCGCGCTGGCAATGCGCGCGCCCTGGCCTCGCGGACGCGAAATCGGCAAACATCTCTTCGCGGGTGCGCTCTTGCAAGGCGTGTATCTGGGCGCGGGCTACTGGGCGGTCGCGCAGGGCCTGAGCGCGGGCGTGATGGCGCTCCTCGGCGCGCTCCAGCCGCTCCTGACGGCTGCGATCGCGGCACGGATGTTCGGCGAGCGCCTGCCGCCGCGGCGCTGGTCGGGCATGTCGCTCGGCCTCGCCGGCGTCGTGCTCGTGTTGAGCCCAAAGTTGTACGCCACCATGCACGCTGCCGGCGGCACGATCGCCGACGCCGCTGCGGCTACCGCTACCACGCACATGCACGCTCACGCGAATCCGCTGCTCGTCGTGGCAGTCGCGGTGGTGTCGGTCGGATCGATCACGGCGGGCACGCTTTACCAGAAGACATCGCTCGCGCAAGCCGACATTCGCAGCGCAAGCGCCGTACAGAACCTGGGCGCGGCCATCGTGGCCGCCGTGCTTGCGCTCGTGCTCGGCGAGACGCGCTGGATCGCAACGCCGACGCTGTGGTTCTCGCTGGCGTGGGGCATCGCGATGCTTTCGGGCGCGGGCGTGACGTTGCTCGTGTGGATGGTGCGCCACGGCGACGCCGCGCGCGCCACCGCGCTGCTCTTTCTCGCGCCGCCGCTCGCGGCGCTCGAAAGCTGGCTGCTGTTCGGCGAAACGCTCACGCCCATGCAGATGGCGGGCTTCGGCGTCGCGCTCGCGGGCGTGCTCATTGCGCGACGCGCCTAG
- a CDS encoding Lrp/AsnC family transcriptional regulator, producing MSDLDKLDRAILGALQTDGRMPNARLAETIGLSETPCARRLKRLEQEGYIERYRAMLSRRALGYGVVGFVSVRFAVHDRALADRFEREVLAIERILSCHNVSGTADYILQVVARDLDDYGTFMRDQLRSLPGVTSVESALSLREVKAEGGLPLP from the coding sequence ATGAGCGACCTCGATAAACTCGACCGGGCGATACTCGGCGCGCTGCAAACCGACGGGCGCATGCCGAACGCGCGGCTCGCCGAAACGATCGGCCTGAGCGAAACGCCCTGCGCACGGCGCCTCAAGCGCCTCGAACAGGAGGGCTATATCGAGCGTTACCGGGCCATGCTCTCGCGTCGCGCGCTCGGCTATGGCGTGGTGGGATTCGTCTCGGTGCGCTTTGCGGTGCACGACCGCGCGCTCGCCGACCGCTTCGAGCGCGAGGTGCTGGCGATCGAGCGCATTCTGTCGTGTCACAACGTATCCGGCACGGCGGACTATATTTTGCAGGTGGTGGCCCGCGATCTCGACGACTACGGCACTTTCATGCGCGACCAGTTGCGCAGCCTGCCCGGTGTCACGTCCGTCGAATCGGCGCTGTCGCTGCGCGAAGTGAAGGCCGAGGGCGGCCTGCCCCTGCCCTGA
- a CDS encoding isocitrate lyase/PEP mutase family protein, which produces MSGPARTIAEKRAEFRALHATGCFVLPNPWDVGSARYLQSLGFKALATTSSGFAWSRGHADNTLPRDAILAHLREIVAATDLPVNADFESGFGADPAGVEASVGLAVETGVAGLSVEDSTGDDAAPLLPIEVAVERMRAARRAIDARGGDTVLVGRAENFVAGVPDLDDAIARLQAYAAAGADCLYAPGIQTREQIVAVVSAVAPKPVNVLIGAKSVFTLDDLAALGVRRVSVGGALARTAWGAFLHAAQRLTEGRFDGFEGAAPGATLNAAFRSKT; this is translated from the coding sequence ATGTCAGGACCCGCCCGCACCATTGCCGAGAAACGCGCTGAGTTTCGAGCGCTGCATGCCACCGGTTGCTTCGTGCTGCCGAACCCTTGGGACGTGGGCAGCGCGCGCTATCTCCAGAGCCTCGGCTTCAAGGCGCTCGCGACCACCAGTTCCGGGTTCGCATGGTCGCGCGGCCATGCCGACAACACCCTGCCGCGCGACGCGATCCTCGCGCACCTGCGCGAGATCGTCGCGGCCACCGACCTGCCCGTGAACGCCGACTTCGAAAGCGGTTTCGGCGCGGATCCGGCGGGCGTCGAAGCAAGCGTGGGCCTGGCCGTCGAAACAGGTGTCGCCGGGCTTTCCGTGGAAGATTCGACCGGCGACGACGCCGCGCCGCTGCTGCCGATCGAGGTGGCCGTCGAGCGCATGCGCGCCGCGCGTCGCGCCATCGACGCGCGTGGCGGCGACACCGTGCTCGTTGGCCGAGCGGAGAACTTCGTGGCAGGCGTGCCCGACCTCGACGACGCCATCGCGCGCTTGCAGGCGTATGCAGCGGCGGGAGCGGATTGCCTCTACGCGCCCGGTATCCAGACACGCGAGCAGATCGTGGCCGTCGTGAGCGCCGTCGCGCCGAAGCCGGTGAACGTGCTGATTGGCGCGAAGTCGGTCTTCACGCTGGACGATCTCGCCGCACTCGGCGTGCGCCGCGTGAGCGTTGGCGGCGCACTCGCCCGCACTGCGTGGGGCGCTTTCCTGCACGCCGCGCAACGGCTCACCGAAGGGCGTTTCGACGGTTTCGAAGGCGCGGCGCCCGGCGCGACGCTCAACGCCGCTTTCCGTAGCAAAACCTGA
- a CDS encoding L,D-transpeptidase: MGARVRGDASNHPHHRTQWIGAQAYRATLAALCASFCASWAASTAYAADSVTASSAHVASGALRSAPVQAASKPVVPGASAALAASGVSSVRPAAKAASAASAPAPASAVSSASGASAASSASASAALAASAPPALVLPVHRALSPEEAAEETRGALEMRKRFARDVNRRLRVPLADQRAYGQRLQAALDEKDLGALSGEFVILVDRSANVQALFIYFRAMPNEPWLMIGASPVATGRPGEFDHFLTPLGVFEHTPQNMDFRAEGTMNQNNIRGYGRRDMRIYDLGWVDGERGWGKGGYSQMRFQMHATDPDRLEPLLGIRHSKGCVRIPATLNAFIDHNGIIDAEYQALVDSGKSLWVLHSDREITPWAGRFIVVVDSERKTRPAWSPAPGGKARAKVPAGGDTAD; this comes from the coding sequence ATGGGCGCTCGCGTGCGAGGCGACGCCTCGAACCATCCCCATCATAGGACGCAGTGGATTGGCGCGCAGGCGTACCGCGCAACGCTGGCCGCGCTTTGCGCCTCGTTTTGCGCTTCATGGGCGGCAAGCACCGCTTATGCCGCCGACAGCGTGACGGCCTCCAGCGCGCACGTGGCCTCCGGCGCCTTGCGCAGCGCGCCGGTGCAGGCAGCGTCGAAGCCAGTTGTTCCTGGCGCATCCGCTGCATTGGCTGCGTCGGGTGTGTCTTCGGTTCGGCCAGCTGCCAAGGCAGCTTCCGCCGCTTCGGCTCCAGCGCCTGCGTCGGCGGTCTCAAGCGCCTCGGGGGCGTCGGCCGCTTCCTCGGCCTCCGCCTCCGCCGCATTGGCCGCTTCCGCGCCACCCGCGCTCGTGCTACCCGTCCATCGGGCGCTCTCGCCAGAAGAGGCCGCCGAAGAAACCCGCGGTGCGCTCGAAATGCGCAAGCGCTTCGCACGCGACGTCAACCGGCGTCTGCGTGTGCCGCTCGCCGACCAGCGCGCCTACGGCCAGCGTCTGCAGGCGGCGCTCGATGAGAAAGATCTCGGCGCGCTGTCGGGCGAATTCGTCATCCTCGTCGATCGCAGCGCGAATGTGCAGGCGCTCTTCATCTACTTCCGGGCCATGCCCAACGAGCCGTGGCTCATGATCGGGGCGTCGCCGGTCGCGACCGGACGTCCCGGCGAGTTCGACCACTTCCTCACGCCACTCGGCGTGTTCGAGCACACGCCGCAGAACATGGACTTCCGCGCGGAAGGCACCATGAACCAGAACAACATACGCGGCTACGGCCGGCGCGACATGCGCATCTACGACCTCGGCTGGGTGGACGGCGAACGCGGCTGGGGCAAGGGCGGCTATTCGCAGATGCGCTTCCAGATGCACGCCACCGACCCCGACCGCCTCGAGCCGCTGCTCGGCATCCGCCACTCGAAGGGCTGCGTGCGGATTCCGGCGACGCTCAATGCGTTCATCGACCATAACGGCATCATCGACGCCGAATACCAGGCGCTGGTCGACTCGGGCAAGTCGCTGTGGGTGCTGCACTCGGACCGCGAGATCACGCCGTGGGCGGGACGCTTTATCGTCGTGGTCGATTCGGAGCGCAAGACGCGCCCGGCGTGGTCGCCGGCGCCCGGCGGCAAGGCGCGCGCGAAGGTGCCGGCCGGTGGCGACACAGCCGACTGA
- a CDS encoding LysE family translocator has product MISAHLLLMFIVALIIVCALPGADMALVMQTSMSRGTRSGFAAACGLGLARATHVTLSACGLAALLRNAPWLYEVVRYVGAAYLTWIAVQIFRAPAFAMPEQEGVAVARPRRADFAKGLLTNLLNPKALLFCSVLLPQFIRPEAGSVWLQVSVLGVVLVAVCALFDVIYVLGAARIAVWLRRHPLAQTIQKWAFSSALIGFALRLSLD; this is encoded by the coding sequence ATGATTTCCGCCCACCTGCTGTTGATGTTCATCGTCGCCCTGATTATTGTCTGCGCGCTGCCCGGCGCCGACATGGCGCTCGTGATGCAGACCAGCATGAGCCGCGGCACGCGCAGCGGCTTCGCGGCGGCCTGCGGCCTCGGGCTCGCGCGCGCGACCCACGTGACGCTTTCCGCCTGTGGCCTCGCGGCCTTGCTGCGCAACGCGCCGTGGCTTTATGAAGTGGTGCGCTACGTGGGCGCGGCTTATCTCACGTGGATCGCCGTGCAGATCTTCCGCGCGCCGGCGTTTGCCATGCCGGAACAGGAGGGCGTAGCCGTGGCGCGGCCACGCCGTGCCGATTTCGCCAAGGGGCTGCTCACGAACCTGCTGAACCCGAAGGCGCTGCTGTTCTGCTCGGTGCTGCTGCCGCAGTTCATCCGGCCAGAGGCGGGCTCGGTCTGGCTACAGGTTTCGGTGCTGGGCGTAGTGCTGGTTGCCGTATGCGCGCTCTTCGACGTGATCTACGTGCTGGGCGCCGCGCGCATTGCTGTGTGGCTGCGCCGTCATCCGCTCGCGCAGACGATTCAGAAGTGGGCGTTCTCGTCCGCGTTGATCGGCTTTGCGCTGCGGCTCTCGCTCGATTGA
- a CDS encoding IclR family transcriptional regulator — protein sequence MSSPYEVPALRRIHDILDALAHAPGPMRAAAIAQATGLSRSTLYLMLDSLERRRWIEKRADGYIVGLTLFELGSAYVRHDRLQEVFRQEASVFVATHNEVVQLAVLDGAEVVYLAREDPARPVRLISDLGSRLPAHCCALGKALLASLPDDEVSAILPRQLPAVTANTITRKPDLLAALAAIRRSGLAHEREEVTAGIACFAAFVGVTALGKRVAVSASLPLERLDARREKRLAIAVVEMAQRIAKGL from the coding sequence ATGTCCTCACCCTACGAAGTCCCGGCGCTGCGGCGCATTCATGACATTCTCGACGCGCTCGCGCACGCGCCCGGCCCGATGCGCGCGGCGGCCATCGCGCAGGCCACCGGTCTCTCGCGCAGCACGCTCTACCTGATGCTCGACTCGCTCGAACGGCGGCGCTGGATCGAAAAACGCGCCGACGGCTATATCGTCGGCCTCACCCTGTTCGAACTCGGCAGCGCCTACGTGCGGCACGACCGGCTCCAGGAAGTGTTCCGCCAGGAAGCGAGCGTATTCGTCGCAACGCATAACGAAGTCGTTCAACTTGCCGTGCTGGATGGCGCGGAAGTCGTTTATCTCGCGCGCGAAGACCCCGCGCGGCCCGTGCGTCTGATCTCCGATCTCGGCTCGCGGCTGCCCGCGCACTGCTGCGCACTGGGCAAGGCGCTGCTCGCCAGCCTTCCCGATGACGAGGTCAGCGCGATCCTGCCGCGCCAGCTGCCCGCCGTGACCGCCAACACCATCACGCGCAAGCCCGACCTGCTTGCGGCGCTCGCCGCGATACGCCGCTCCGGCCTCGCGCACGAGCGCGAAGAAGTGACGGCGGGAATTGCGTGCTTCGCGGCGTTCGTGGGCGTGACGGCGCTAGGCAAGCGCGTGGCGGTCAGCGCGAGTCTGCCGCTGGAGCGGCTGGATGCGCGCCGAGAAAAGCGCCTCGCCATCGCGGTGGTCGAGATGGCGCAGCGCATCGCCAAGGGGCTTTGA
- a CDS encoding RNA-binding protein, with translation MHVTVWNIPETCSEQDVRSFFERELGKYAKGITVYDAGTSNAHADLELDSDLPYVADAVAHELQSRRLAGVALKVSAPPFEDDEPVKRRN, from the coding sequence ATGCACGTGACCGTCTGGAATATTCCCGAAACCTGCAGCGAGCAGGACGTGCGCAGCTTTTTCGAGCGCGAACTCGGCAAGTACGCCAAGGGCATCACCGTTTATGACGCTGGCACGTCCAACGCGCACGCGGACCTCGAACTCGACTCCGACCTGCCCTACGTGGCCGACGCCGTGGCGCACGAATTGCAATCCCGCCGCCTCGCCGGCGTGGCGCTAAAGGTGAGCGCGCCGCCGTTCGAGGACGACGAGCCGGTGAAGCGACGCAACTAA